The Pseudomonas alkylphenolica genomic sequence GTTGAGCACCGCTTCGGCAGTCTCCCGGGAATGCTCTTCGAACGGTGTCTTGCCATACAGCCTGTCGGCCTTCAACCAATCAACCAGCATGAATCGAATGTCCCGTAAGGGGATAAGAGGGGGATGTCATTAGTACGCCTCAAATTATGGACATTATGAATATGCCAAAGAGAAAAATGAGGCATGGAACATACTGGGCCAGTATCGCGCGACGAGCTTCGCAAGCTAAATTCAGGTACGAAAGTGCCCAACCGCAGCATTTAACTCTCCATCCACGTGCTGGAGTTCGAGCGTCAACAGCTGCAACTTCACACTTTCTTGGGCGCTCTCCTCTGCCACTTCGCGCACTCGAACGATGTTCTGGCTAGCCTGTTCCGCCAAAAACCGCTGTTGCTCCGCGGCACCGGAGATTTGTTTGTTTATCCGTTCAATACTTGATACGGCGCGAGTAATTCGTGTCAACGCCTGAGATGCCTGACCGGCAAGGATCACTGTTTCACCGGTCAGTGCATGGCTACCTTGTAGCCGATCAGTTGCCTGCTGGGCGACGCCACGCAGGCGACTGATCAAGTCCTCGATTTCGGCGGTAGAACTCTGCGTGCGGCGTGCCAGACCACGAACTTCGTCAGCTACTACCGCGAATCCACGACCGTGTTCACCTGCTCGCGCTGCTTCTATAGCCGCATTTAATGCCAGTAAATTAGTTTGTTCTGCTACAGCTTTAATCACATCAAGAATTCCCCCAATAGCCGTACTTTCTGCCAGTAACGATTGCATTGCATCAGCGCAGCCTGTCATTTCCAAAGCCAGTTGGTTGATCTTGGAGCCCGCTTGGCGTGCCAAATCGTCACCTTCGCGCGCCTGGTCATCTGCAAGAGCTACTGCAGCACTAGCGTCCTTGACGTTACGTGCGACTTCGCCGGCCATCGTAGTCATCTGTTGCATCGCGGTAGCGGCGATTTCAGTCTCCTGTCGTTGTCTCTCGACTCCCTGGCTGCTGCGCTGAATGACTTCGGCCAGGCTCCCTGCCGTTCCGTTGAGCAGGCCTACCCCGGTACCAATTCGACCGACCAATCCTCTCAGGCTACCAAGCATGCTATTGACAGTATCCAATAGTTGCCCGAGCTCATCGTGCCGAACGCTTGCACCATCAGGCGCACAACTCAGGTCACCTGCAGCAACCTGCTGAGCCAAATGAACAGCCCGACGCAACGGCTGCAGTATCAAATGACGTATTAATAGACTCGCACCAATACCCAGCGCTAACGCCAGCAAGCTAATTAGGCCAAGCTGACTGTACGCGTTGCGACCATCGCGTTGAATCGCCTGACTCTGAAATTGGTTGGCCTTATCCAACAACTCGCTGACTTGCTGGGTTTGCGTGTTCATCGCTTCGCTACTACGAGCGCTTTGTTTACGGCTGGCGACAAACTGTTCGAAGGCTTTTCGATAATCTCCCAATGCATTGCTTGCAGCCTGAAGCGAAACCTCTTCCTGATCATCGAGATTGAGCACCTGCATTGAAGACAGCAGGTCGCTCATGCGCATCTCCCAATCGCTACGGAAGTGCTCCTCACCATCCAACGAATAGTAGAGCTCGCTGTCACGGAGCTTGACCAGCTTGTCACGCAGAGCGGTGGTCTGCTCCAGCGCCAACAGTTTTCCGCTGCCTGGAGGGGTTCCTTGTTCCTGTTGCGCGCTCAATGTGTCCAACTGGTCGAGAAAAACCATCGTGAAGCTTTCTCCCGCTGTCTGCGCCAGTGTTTGCATGCGCAAGCGAGCCTCTCGTGCTAGCTGAAGAGACTCGGCATAACTCAGAAATTGTTTAAATAATCACTGGACGCATCGCGCATCGAGATCTCAGCGCTACTTTTTCGGGGGAGGTCATCAAAATGCCGAATGAGCTGCTCAACTGCACCGCGTACTTGATCCTGCGTGTTATCGCCAGCGCAAGATTGACCCAGTCACCGAAATTTCAGTGACCCAAGCTCCAACTTTGTGAGGCTTTACCACGGCTGCATTTTTGCCCCTGGGTACTGGGTCAGCGTGGCATCGGCCACTGGGTCAATTCGGCGTCAGCGCCAACAGCAGTGCGGCTTTACGTTCAGAAGAGTAATACGGCCCGACCATCACTTGCCGACCCCGAATTGCTTGGTTAGAAAAACCGGAGAGGCAACAACCCCGGCGCCGGAATCCAAGCTGTCACCGTCTAGACCCTGCTGGGTGGGTTGTGCGCTCTGCTATCTCTGTGTGACTTCAGCAGTAAACACCGAAAGGGCAGCAGGCAATAGCAAAAAAGGCCATCGGCCGATAACCCGGCCGATGGATCTGAGTTGTGTAGATCCCATGCTCTTCGGGACAGAGTAGGTTGAGGGAGCACTACAGCGACCATTTGAAGCTTTATTTCAGGGTGACCGTGCCTTTCATCATTGACATGTGGCCAGGAAACGAGCAGAAGAAACCATACTTCTCGCCTGCAGCCAGCTTGGATACGTCGAAGGTGACCGAGTCGCTCTCCTTGGCGCCAATGACCTTGGTGTGGGCGATGACACGTGCATCACCGTCCTTCAAGTAGTCCTTATCAACACCGGCGCTGAGGCCATCGGTGGCGATCGGCTGCATATCAGCTTCTTTACTGAGCACCCAGTTGTGGCCCATGACGTTTTTCGGCAGGGAACCGGAGTGGGTCAGTTCGACGGTGAAGGTCTTGCAGCTTTTGTCGATTTCGATGGCCTTGGTGTTGAAGGACATTTGGTCGGTTGAATCGACGGTGGTCTTGCATTCAGCAGCCAGCAACTGGCCACTGGCAATGGTCAAGACGGAAAATGTTACAATTTTGGTAAGCATGGTACATCTCCAAGCAGGATTTATTGGAATGAAGTCCGCCAGACACCTGAGCAGGTCCAATGACCTGCATCAATGGATGCTCAAGCAGTGTCTTTGCCTCTCTGGTCCCCATCAAGTTAACCAATCGATCAGTAATGTGTTGAGCCATTATGGTTGGACGATCAACTTGACAGACCATAGACCTCAACAGTCTATTTCGAAGACTTCTTACCTACCATATTGTAGAGCCCACGAATTTACCCGACTCTCCCTTGACCAGTCGGCATCACCGTGATCTGCACTTGGCGTTTTGTAACGACAAGCCGAAACGAAATTACGGAGCATGGTAGCCAGAGCCTGCGGGTTTCTATGGCTGTCTACGCGAAACGTCAACAGGCCCTAGCAGAAATTACGTTTCAGGGTCAGACTGATCAGTCGTCAAAAGTAAAAAAGTGCTTGTATCGTAGCTGTAGCTTGTTCGCGGCTTCTGCCGTGCTGAGTACCCATACGGTAAGTTCATGGTCCCCGTTCAACAAGTGCAATCTGAGCGAAAACACAGTTCGCAGAAATCGAACAACTCGCCTACTCCAGCTCTCTAATAGCGTTCATTAGAAGCCATTGCGCACCTTTGTTCGCATTTCGCGAACAGTCATTTCGCCCATAATGGCAT encodes the following:
- the azu gene encoding azurin translates to MLTKIVTFSVLTIASGQLLAAECKTTVDSTDQMSFNTKAIEIDKSCKTFTVELTHSGSLPKNVMGHNWVLSKEADMQPIATDGLSAGVDKDYLKDGDARVIAHTKVIGAKESDSVTFDVSKLAAGEKYGFFCSFPGHMSMMKGTVTLK